In the Gossypium arboreum isolate Shixiya-1 chromosome 10, ASM2569848v2, whole genome shotgun sequence genome, one interval contains:
- the LOC108488804 gene encoding adenylate isopentenyltransferase 5, chloroplastic-like, protein MKLSMSASKLVQPRVNLGLNLETIFRRKDKVVFVMGATGTGKSRLAIDLATHFPAEIVNSDKMQVYKGLDILTNKVTVEECRGVPHHLLGIVDPISNFTSMDFQHHASLAVESILAEGRLPIIAGGSNSYIEALVNDDPEFQLRYECCFLWVDVSLRVLHSFVSERVDKMVKAGLVDEAEQMFDPMADYSRGIRRAIGVPELDQYFRAGSILDANFRARMLDTAISKIKENTCTLASRQFHKIRRLYNQRNWRMHRIDATEVFLKRGDEADETWERLVAGPSTMIVDKFLFEKNRVPTILPSTASSSVPVAAVAAASR, encoded by the coding sequence ATGAAACTTTCTATGTCTGCCAGCAAACTAGTACAACCCCGAGTGAATTTGGGGCTAAACCTGGAGACTATCTTCCGCAGAAAGGATAAGGTGGTGTTTGTAATGGGAGCAACCGGCACCGGCAAGTCCCGTCTGGCAATCGATCTGGCCACCCATTTTCCAGCTGAAATTGTAAATTCAGACAAAATGCAAGTATATAAAGGCCTTGACATACTAACTAACAAAGTCACTGTAGAGGAGTGCCGTGGGGTTCCACACCATTTGCTAGGCATAGTAGACCCAATCTCCAATTTCACATCCATGGATTTCCAACATCATGCTTCACTTGCTGTTGAATCTATACTTGCCGAAGGCCGCCTCCCAATCATCGCCGGTGGCTCCAATTCATACATCGAGGCATTGGTGAATGATGACCCTGAATTTCAATTAAGATACGAATGCTGCTTCCTATGGGTTGATGTGTCATTGCGCGTGCTACACTCCTTTGTGTCGGAACGGGTAGATAAGATGGTGAAAGCAGGCTTGGTAGATGAGGCGGAACAAATGTTTGATCCAATGGCTGATTATTCCCGAGGGATTAGGCGTGCGATTGGGGTCCCCGAATTGGACCAATATTTCCGGGCTGGATCAATTCTTGATGCCAACTTTCGAGCTAGGATGCTTGACACGGCCATTTCAAAAATCAAGGAAAATACATGCACTCTAGCTTCTCGCCAGTTCCATAAAATCCGCCGCCTTTATAACCAACGGAATTGGAGAATGCACCGGATTGATGCCACCGAAGTTTTCCTAAAGCGTGGCGATGAGGCCGATGAGACATGGGAGAGACTTGTTGCGGGACCAAGCACCATGATAGTGGACAAATTCCTCTTTGAAAAAAATCGTGTGCCCACCATTTTGCCGTCTACCGCCTCATCATCGGTCCCTGTCGCCGCCGTAGCAGCCGCATCCCGTTAA